From the genome of Impatiens glandulifera chromosome 9, dImpGla2.1, whole genome shotgun sequence, one region includes:
- the LOC124916314 gene encoding photosystem I subunit O-like, producing the protein MVMFIQGLIVSLSAQHFAKVRLSSGFLKAPVKAINPLMVAKASGGNFERDWKDLNVIGFGLIGWLAPSSIPAINDNSLTGLFFSSIGTELAHFPTGPALTWHMRLFLALTFGQIGFKTPSPSSPPSPSSPPSPSSPP; encoded by the exons ATGGTTATGTTTATCCAAGGACTTATCGTTTCTCTAAGTGCTCAGCATTTCGCTAAGGTGAGACTGAGCTCAGGATTCCTAAAGGCTCCAGTTAAAGCCATAAACCCTTTGATGGTTGCAAAAGCCTCAGGTGGAAA TTTCGAGAGGGATTGGAAAGATCTGAACGTGATTGGGTTTGGGTTGATCGGATGGTTAGCACCTTCCAGTATTCCGGCGATCAACGACAACAGTTTGACCGGACTCTTCTTTTCCAGCATTGGGACTGAGCTTGCTCACTTCCCAACTGGCCCTGCTCTCACTTGGCACATGAGATTGTTCTTGGCATTGACTTTTGGACAAATTGGATTCAAGA CACCGTCGCCTTCGTCGCCGCCGTCGCCTTCGTCGCCGCCGTCGCCGTCGTcgccgccgtga
- the LOC124914327 gene encoding renalase has product MTSACRILTSSCFFLNRQPFGTPTHERFSFPIKTQHKLSFRAEIGTNDETTSNSPKGTDMDGPKRYSGGKVRRKSSHGTSRRSALKKTFSQEQVVFDGPISDEPVVGIIGGGMSGLVCAMYLEKRGIRSTVFDTGNHGLGGRLGTRTVDEQQLMFDHAAQFFTVSDPQFAKLVDGWLKMGLVRQWEGAIGELEPGGGFLQLPSCSPRYIGVQGMRPLANSILSQTSMVEVVRPSWISKLEPYNGKWHLSENGKPHGKFDAIVIAHNGKCANKLLSSSGLPLIAKQMKRLELSSIWALLAAFDDPLPVPMTGDGAPMEGAFVKGVDSISWMANNTMKLSPAHKGGPHSWTFFSTATFGKKNKVPQENIPTVTAERVKALMLEGVEIGLGLPKSSLNIPIYTRLQLWGAALPTNSPRIPCIFDPQGRAGICGDWLLGSSLEAAALSGMGLANHLADYFGSDGSSPEEFAVGLHNEFWPLDGKDIGQFPGLESSELTDKVLAIQA; this is encoded by the exons ATGACGAGCGCCTGCAGAATACTAACTTCATCGTGTTTCTTTCTCAATCGGCAGCCATTTGGTACTCCGACCCATGAAAGATTTTCCTTTCCCATCAAAACCCAACATAAGTTATCCTTCAGAGCAGAAATCGGAACCAACGACGAAACAACCTCCAATTCCCCGAAGGGAACCGACATGGATGGACCCAAAAGATACAGTGGCGGTAAAGTGAGAAGAAAGTCATCACACGGTACCTCTAGAAGGTCCGCTTTGAAGAAAACATTCAGTCAGGAGCAGGTTGTGTTCGATGGGCCTATTTCTGATGAACCTGTTGTTGGCATCATCGGTGGAGGGATGTCCGGTCTTGTATGTGCTATGTATTTGGAGAAGAGGGGAATCCGGTCGACAGTTTTTGACACG GGAAATCATGGGTTGGGAGGAAGATTGGGGACTAGAACGGTGGATGAACAACAGTTGATGTTTGACCATGCTGCGCAGTTCTTCACTGTAAGTGATCCTCAATTTGCAAAGTTGGTTGATGGATGGCTTAAGATGGGTCTGGTACGACAATGGGAGGGAGCAATTGGGGAGCTTGAACCTGGTGGTGGATTTCTTCAACTTCCTTCTTGCTCTCCGAGGTATATAGGTGTTCAAGGAATGAGGCCTCTTGCAAATTCAATACTTTCTCag ACTTCCATGGTGGAGGTGGTAAGACCTTCTTGGATTAGTAAGCTTGAACCGTACAATGGGAAGTGGCATTTGAGTGAGAATGGAAAGCCTCATGGAAAATTTGATGCCATTGTTATTGCTCATAATG GAAAATGTGCAAACAAATTGCTTTCATCATCAGGTTTGCCACTTATTGCGAAGCAAATGAAG CGGTTGGAATTAAGTTCTATATGGGCTCTTCTTGCTGCATTTGATGATCCTCTTCCTGTCCCAATGACTGGTGATGGTGCACCTATGGAAGGAGCTTTTGTGAAAGGAGTTGATTCTATCTCTTGGATGGCAAACAACACAATGAAATTATCACCAGCTCATAAAGGTGGACCTCATAGCTGGACATTTTTCAGCACTGCCAcctttggtaaaaaaaataaagttcctcag GAAAACATTCCAACTGTAACTGCAGAGAGAGTTAAAGCATTGATGCTTGAGGGTGTTGAGATTGGCCTAGGACTGCCTAAAAGCTCACTTAATATCCCCATCTACACTCGATTGCAGTTATG GGGTGCTGCTCTTCCAACTAATAGTCCACGTATCCCATGTATCTTTGATCCTCAAGGAAGGGCGGGAATATGTGGCGATTGGCTATTGGGTTCGAGCCTAGAGGCAGCTGCCTTGAGTGGCATGGGCTTAGCTAACCAT CTTGCAGATTACTTTGGAAGTGATGGTTCATCCCCAGAAGAGTTTGCAGTTGGCCTACATAATGAATTTTGGCCTCTTGATGGGAAAGATATTGGGCAATTTCCTGGGTTAGAATCTAGTGAACTAACAGATAAGGTTCTTGCGATTCAAGCTTAG